A genomic stretch from Anopheles nili chromosome X, idAnoNiliSN_F5_01, whole genome shotgun sequence includes:
- the LOC128728669 gene encoding uncharacterized protein LOC128728669: MMNFSGLFVGPLLKEFSYRKVAIAGSLLCWIGLALTSPATSMPHILATYSVINGVGVGLATSAAFVALNHYFAKKRGQAVGLSMAGTALGMLIMPQLVRILLELYGFRGAVLVLSGLALHATVGAMLLQPIKWHLKEEEVDIELVEAAPPMGIILEQEDDDNDSLPEIKSLLFPRRVGSERKHSDAAGSTAGVGSGAAVAGGPANGTGVAATGAGAGAVGLLPKRPTFPRITSSVSIQNQGGVGMRTRPSFPRIASTASMSLALRRRRESVVSQLSTLDFTGSGSCMHIHVDTGDADAEDVDYQIIRRVNTHVGVSTLGSFARVPSRTPKRMETVKSELGLEMVKPKVSFLQRFTALMDVGLLRDGIYLNILFGLSIFYVAEMNFKMVTPFFMASLGFDKSDTAFVLSVSALTDIAARIIVPPIGDRLKLRKRYIFMVSLIFVAISRSIVAHQRTYTDVMVWLSVTGFFRGVALANFTLCVSEYSSLEKLPAAFGWHMVGKAVFVIAFGPLIGAIRDWTDSYPICIHSQSFCIFLCVAAWSIELLVKRCRTKKIVEANPSV, from the exons ATGATGAACTTTTCCGGGCTGTTCGTGGGACCACTGTTGAAGGAGTTCTCCTATCGAAAGGTGGCTATTGCTGGTTCCCTCCTGTGCTGGATAGGACTCGCACTTACGTCACCAGCCACCAGCATGCCACACATCCTGGCCACTTACAGTGTAATCAATG GAGTTGGAGTAGGATTGGCGACTTCTGCTGCATTCGTAGCACTTAACCATTACTTTGCGAAGAAGCGAGGTCAGGCCGTAGGGCTTTCGATGGCAGGTACGGCACTGGGTATGCTGATTATGCCGCAGTTGGTGCGTATCCTTCTCGAGCTATACGGATTCCGAGGTGCGGTGCTAGTGCTGAGTGGGCTCGCGTTGCATGCTACGGTTGGAGCAATGTTGCTGCAACCGATCAAGTGGCATCTGAAGGAGGAAGAGGTCGATATAGAGCTGGTCGAGGCGGCACCTCCGATGGGCATCATTCTAGAGCAGGAAGATGACGATAATGACTCGCTACCGGAAATCAAATCGTTGTTGTTTCCTCGTCGAGTTGGAAGTGAACGCAAACATTCAGATGCGGCTGGAAGCACGGCCGGTGTTGGCAGTGGTGCAGCTGTGGCAGGAGGTCCTGCAAATGGTACAGGAGTAGCAGCAACTGGTGCAGGAGCTGGCGCTGTGGGCTTACTACCTAAGCGGCCCACATTTCCACGAATAACCTCGTCAGTTAGCATCCAAAACCAGGGCGGTGTTGGAATGCGTACGCGTCCATCCTTCCCACGTATTGCATCCACCGCAAGCATGAGCCTGGCTCTACGACGTCGTCGAGAGTCCGTCGTCTCGCAGTTGTCTACGCTCGATttcaccggaagtggcagTTGCATGCACATTCACGTAGAC ACAGGCGATGCGGACGCCGAGGACGTAGACTACCAGATCATCCGACGTGTCAACACGCATGTGGGAGTCTCGACACTTGGTTCTTTTGCGCGAGTTCCTTCGCGAACACCAAAGCGCATGGAGACGGTTAAGTCGGAGCTTGGGCTTGAGATGGTGAAGCCTAAGGTGTCGTTCCTACAACGCTTCACTGCCCTCATGGACGTGGGGTTGCTGCGTGATGGCATCTACCTCAACATCCTGTTTGGGCTGTCGATCTTCTACGTCGCCGAGATGAACTTCAAAATGGTGACGCCTTTCTTCATGGCCAGCCTTGGCTTCGACAAGAGTGACACTGCGTTTGTGTTGTCCGTGTCTGCACTCACCGATATCGCTGCTCGCATCATCGTGCCACCTATAGGCGATCGATTGAAGCTGCGCAAGCGCTACATCTTCATGGTGTCTCTCATCTTCGTTGCAATCTCGCGTTCGA TCGTAGCCCATCAACGCACCTATACCGACGTGATGGTGTGGCTGTCGGTGACCGGTTTCTTCCGAGGCGTGGCATTAGCTAACTTCACGCTGTGCGTGTCCGAATACTCCTCGCTAGAGAAGCTACCAGCTGCATTCGGCTGGCATATGGTAGGCAAGGCGGTGTTTGTTATCGCGTTTGGACCCTTGATCGGCGCCATCCGGGATTGGACCGATAGCTATCCGATCTGCATTCATTCGCAGTCCTTCTGCATCTTCCTGTGTGTGGCGGCGTGGTCGATCGAGCTGCTGGTGAAGCGATGCCGTACCAAGAAGATCGTCGAAGCGAACCCTAGCGTTTAA
- the LOC128728337 gene encoding uncharacterized protein LOC128728337: MNQLVILLDVDYVPSTSRSKNAHRQTWSEQTNGKVEHAAKKQSKQPKNRSQLGSNFVAPDGGWGWMVVVAAGFSNLCTFPVLQQFGLLFRERMTELSISASEVTTIINTHSALTSIVGLANGPMFRRFTYRQVAFFGSLLVGLGVTFTSLADSVFTYMATFAVLYGAGVGINASANSLALNTYFKQKRRIATGFAWTLTGLGPIVAPHLVTVLQRHFGINGTVLIFGGFAMNAMAFAMLYQPVQWHTKLPKVTASQSDEANLPATPAPSIRCSFCQLAQEPGSVPFNTLPIKRSVQDLLDYDAVLETGTPMLSRANDGWYSRTSLRSLYGSKLSLTTPRYLSLRPSMLNLGDAKAFNAVPTKEPAAFTIDECHTEDCPNVQAEHEPLRRRPADATPQPQAPTPGLYIENQSSETQQQNEPGSNAAEKDVLKQASKRLAQLVEDSRPTGCTCSKELQPLLQDVPLETVPLSLMQRLVIFFDLDLLRDRIYINIMIGITIANFAELNFSILTPFVLADFGCSRDQIAMAMSVLGITDICCRCLVPFIADRINWQNRTFFLIGVINMALGRVVLAHFHSYAVVLGIACWIGFNKGLRTVFMALAIPSHVPLDRLPGATGIHLLFAGIFYLFVGPVVGFVRDATNYAVTLHFLNIATYAMAISWSLEMYYFTPRQRRRQTASKLPGS; this comes from the exons ATGAATCAGCTGGTCATCCTGCTGGACGTAGATTATGTGCCTAGTACAAGCAGGTCAAAA AATGCTCACAGACAAACGTGGTCTGAACAAACCAACGGCAAGGTGGAACATGCAgccaaaaagcaaagcaaacagccTAAGAATCGATCTCAGCTGGGTAGCAACTTTGTGGCACCCGACGGAGGCTGGGGATGGATGGTTGTAGTGGCCGCTGGATTTTCCAAT CTCTGCACATTCCCAGTACTGCAGCAGTTCGGATTGCTGTTCCGAGAGCGTATGACTGAGCTATCAATCAGCGCGTCCGAGGTGACGACCATCATCAACACACACTCAGCCCTCACGTCCATTGTTGGATTGGCAAATGGACCAATGTTTCGTCGGTTCACCTATCGTCAAGTGGCGTTCTTCGGTTCTCTGCTCGTTGGTTTGGGCGTCACCTTCACCTCACTGGCGGACAGTGTCTTCACCTATATGGCTACCTTTGCCGTCCTGTATGGCGCCGGAGTCGGTATCAACGCATCTGCGAACTCGTTAGCACtcaacacctacttcaaacAAAAGCGCCGCATTGCTACTGGCTTTGCCTGGACATTAACCGGGTTAGGGCCGATTGTGGCGCCACACCTTGTCACGGTGTTACAGCGACACTTCGGTATCAACGGCACGGTGTTAATATTTGGTGGATTTGCCATGAATGCGATGGCCTTTGCCATGTTGTACCAGCCTGTTCAATGGCACACAAAACTCCCAAAAGTAACTGCTTCCCAATCAGATGAAGCCAATCTACCGGCAACACCGGCACCCAGCATTCGCTGCAGCTTTTGTCAGCTAGCTCAAGAGCCAGGCAGCGTTCCATTCAACACACTGCCAATCAAACGTTCCGTCCAGGACCTGCTGGATTATGATGCAGTGCTTGAAACAGGAACCCCGATGTTATCACGTGCCAATGATGGTTGGTACTCGCGCACATCGCTTCGTTCACTGTATGGATCAAAGCTCAGTCTGACGACGCCTCGATATCTCTCACTGAGGCCGTCCATGCTGAACTTAGGCGATGCGAAAGCCTTCAATGCTGTTCCGACGAAGGAACCGGCTGCCTTCACGATCGACGAATGTCACACAGAGGACTGCCCCAATGTGCAGGCTGAACACGAGCCTCTTCGTCGACGACCAGCAGATGCTACTCCTCAACCTCAGGCTCCTACACCCGGACTTTACATCGAAAATCAATCCTCAGAAAcacagcaacaaaacgaacCCGGTTCAAATGCTGCGGAAAAGGACGTCCTTAAGCAAGCCTCTAAACGGCTCGCGCAACTTGTGGAGGACTCACGACCTACAGGATGCACCTGTTCAAAAGAGCTCCAGCCGTTACTTCAAGACGTTCCTTTGGAAACGGTCCCACTAAGCCTCATGCAACGTTTAGTGATCTTCTTCGATCTTGACCTTCTGCGTGATCGCATCTACATCAACATCATGATCGGCATCACGATCGCCAACTTCGCTGAGCTGAACTTCTCCATCCTTACACCTTTCGTGCTGGCAGATTTTGGTTGCTCTCGAGATCAGATCGCGATGGCCATGTCGGTGTTGGGAATAACCGACATCTGCTGCCGGTGTTTAGTACCTTTCATAGCCGATCGCATCAACTGGCAGAATCGCACTTTCTTTTTGATTGGGGTGATCAACATGGCTCTGGGCAGAGTCG TATTGGCTCATTTCCACAGCTACGCAGTCGTGCTAGGCATCGCATGCTGGATCGGCTTCAACAAGGGCCTAAGGACAGTGTTCATGGCACTGGCCATTCCATCACACGTCCCACTAGATCGACTACCTGGAGCTACAGGGATTCATCTGTTGTTTGCAGGGATTTTCTATCTATTCGTCGGTCCCGTTGTCG GATTCGTGAGAGATGCAACCAACTACGCCGTTACATTGCACTTTCTCAATATCGCCACTTACGCGATGGCGATCAGTTGGAGCCTGGAGATGTACTACTTTACACCACGCCAGCGACGGAGACAAACGGCATCGAAGCTACCCGGCAGTTGA
- the LOC128728263 gene encoding adenosylhomocysteinase: MAKPSYKIADISLAEFGRKEIVLAENEMPGLMACRKKYGPMKILKGARIAGCLHMTIQTAVLIETLIELGAEVQWSSCNIFSTQDHAAAAMAKAGVPVYAWKGETDEEYMWCIRQTLFFADDKPLNMILDDGGDLTNLVHAEHPELLKDIRGLSEETTTGVHNLYKMFREGRLGMPAINVNDSVTKSKFDNLYGCRESLLDGIKRATDVMIAGKVCVVAGYGDVGKGCAQALRGSGGRVLVTEIDPINALQAAMEGYEVTTMEEASKEAQIFVTTTGCTDIIMGEHFLNMKDDSIVCNIGHFDCEVNVAWLEQNAVEKVNIKPQVDRYRLTTGNHVILLAEGRLVNLGCAMGHSSFVMSNSFTNQVLAQIELWTNREKYAVGVHVLPKKLDEEVAALHLDKLGVKLSKLTPRQAEYLNLPAEGPYKPDHYRY; the protein is encoded by the exons ATGGCTAAACCATCTTATAAAATCG CTGACATTTCACTGGCCGAATTCGGACGGAAGGAAATCGTGCTGGCTGAGAACGAAATGCCCGGCCTGATGGCGTGCCGCAAAAAGTACGGTCCGATGAAGATCCTAAAGGGCGCCCGGATAGCCGGCTGTCTCCATATGACCATTCAAACGGCGGTGCTGATCGAAACGCTGATCGAGCTGGGCGCAGAA GTTCAGTGGAGCAGCTGTAACATCTTCAGCACGCAGGACCATGCGGCCGCCGCCATGGCCAAAGCGGGTGTGCCCGTGTATGCGTGGAAGGGTGAAACAGACGAGGAGTACATGTGGTGCATCCGGCAGACGCTCTTCTTCGCGGATGACAAACCGCTGAACATGATTCTGGACGATGGCGGCGATCTGACCAATCTCGTTCACGCCGAGCACCCGGAGCTGCTGAAGGACATCCGTGGCCTTAGCGAAGAAACGACGACCGGCGTGCACAATCTGTACAAAATGTTCCGCGAGGGTCGCCTCGGTATGCCGGCGATCAACGTGAATGATTCGGTAACAAAGAGCAAGTTCGATAACCTGTACGGTTGCCGGGAGTCGCTGCTCGACGGTATCAAGCGTGCGACGGATGTCATGATTGCGGGAAAGGTCTGTGTGGTGGCTGGTTACGGTGACGTCGGCAAAGGTTGCGCCCAAGCCCTACGCGGCTCTGGTGGTCGCGTTCTTGTCACTGAAATCGACCCGATCAACGCTCTTCAGGCTGCGATGGAAGGATACGAAGTGACGACAATGGAGGAGGCAAGCAAGGAGGCTCAGATCTTCGTTACTACCACCGGATGTACCGACATCATTATGGGCGAACATTTCCTGAACATGAAGGACGACTCTATCGTGTGCAATATCGGCCACTTCGACTGTGAAGTGAACGTAGCTTGGCTCGAACAGAACGCCGTGGAGAAGGTTAACATTAAGCCACAGGTTGACCGGTACCGCCTGACGACCGGCAATCACGTCATCCTGCTTGCCGAGGGTCGTCTGGTGAACCTCGGTTGTGCCATGGGTCATTCGAGCTTCGTTATGTCTAACTCGTTCACCAACCAAGTGTTGGCTCAGATCGAGCTGTGGACGAACCGGGAGAAGTACGCCGTTGGTGTGCACGTGTTGCCGAAGAAACTTGATGAGGAAGTTGCAGCGCTGCACTTAGATAAGCTCGGAGTGAAGCTGTCGAAGCTAACACCCCGACAAGCTGAGTATCTTAACCTCCCAGCAGAAGGTCCTTACAAGCCAGACCATTACCGCTACTAA